Below is a genomic region from Mycolicibacterium neworleansense.
TTTGGTGTCTTTTGTTTAGGTCAGATTGTTCTGAACTTGAAATTCTGCCCTGTCTTTGATGGGGAGTTTTTGTTTGGAGAGTTTGATCCTGGCTCAGGACGAACGCTGGCGGCGTGCTTAACACATGCAAGTCGAACGGAAAGGCCCTTCGGGGTACTCGAGTGGCGAACGGGTGAGTAACACGTGGGTGATCTGCCCTGCACTTTGGGATAAGCCTGGGAAACTGGGTCTAATACCGAATAGGACCGCGCTCTTCATGGGGTGTGGTGGAAAGCTTTTGCGGTGTGGGATGGGCCCGCGGCCTATCAGCTTGTTGGTGGGGTAATGGCCTACCAAGGCGACGACGGGTAGCCGGCCTGAGAGGGTGACCGGCCACACTGGGACTGAGATACGGCCCAGACTCCTACGGGAGGCAGCAGTGGGGAATATTGCACAATGGGCGCAAGCCTGATGCAGCGACGCCGCGTGAGGGATGACGGCCTTCGGGTTGTAAACCTCTTTCAATAGGGACGAAGCGCAAGTGACGGTACCTATAGAAGAAGGACCGGCCAACTACGTGCCAGCAGCCGCGGTAATACGTAGGGTCCGAGCGTTGTCCGGAATTACTGGGCGTAAAGAGCTCGTAGGTGGTTTGTCGCGTTGTTCGTGAAAACTCACAGCTTAACTGTGGGCGTGCGGGCGATACGGGCAGACTAGAGTACTGCAGGGGAGACTGGAATTCCTGGTGTAGCGGTGGAATGCGCAGATATCAGGAGGAACACCGGTGGCGAAGGCGGGTCTCTGGGCAGTAACTGACGCTGAGGAGCGAAAGCGTGGGGAGCGAACAGGATTAGATACCCTGGTAGTCCACGCCGTAAACGGTGGGTACTAGGTGTGGGTTTCCTTCCTTGGGATCCGTGCCGTAGCTAACGCATTAAGTACCCCGCCTGGGGAGTACGGCCGCAAGGCTAAAACTCAAAGGAATTGACGGGGGCCCGCACAAGCGGCGGAGCATGTGGATTAATTCGATGCAACGCGAAGAACCTTACCTGGGTTTGACATGCACAGGACGCCAGTAGAGATATTGGTTCCCTTGTGGCCTGTGTGCAGGTGGTGCATGGCTGTCGTCAGCTCGTGTCGTGAGATGTTGGGTTAAGTCCCGCAACGAGCGCAACCCTTGTCTCATGTTGCCAGCACGTAATGGTGGGGACTCGTGAGAGACTGCCGGGGTCAACTCGGAGGAAGGTGGGGATGACGTCAAGTCATCATGCCCCTTATGTCCAGGGCTTCACACATGCTACAATGGCCGGTACAAAGGGCTGCGATGCCGTGAGGTGGAGCGAATCCTTTCAAAGCCGGTCTCAGTTCGGATCGGGGTCTGCAACTCGACCCCGTGAAGTCGGAGTCGCTAGTAATCGCAGATCAGCAACGCTGCGGTGAATACGTTCCCGGGCCTTGTACACACCGCCCGTCACGTCATGAAAGTCGGTAACACCCGAAGCCGGTGGCCTAACCCTTGTGGAGGGAGCCGTCGAAGGTGGGATCGGCGATTGGGACGAAGTCGTAACAAGGTAGCCGTACCGGAAGGTGCGGCTGGATCACCTCCTTTCTAAGGAGCACCACGAGACCTGGGCCGGCCCCGTAAATCGCGGGATCAGCTGAGCTTTCAGGCGATTCGTTGGATGGCCCCACACCTGTAGTGGGTGGGGGTCTGGTGCAACAACAAACTTGTGGAACTGCCAGACACACTATTGGGCTTTGAGACAACAGGCCCGTGCCCCTTTTGGGGGTGGCATCCGGTTGCGGGTGTCGGCGTGTTGTTGCCTCACTTTGGTGGTGGGGTGTGGTGTTTGATTTGTGGATAGTGGTTGCGAGCATCTAGCACGCATATGTTGGGTCTCACTCCTTGTGGGTGGGGCCTGGTTTGTGTGTTGATGTGCAATTTCTTTTGAAACTCATTTTTGGTTTTTGTGTTGTAAGTGTTTAAGGGCGCATGGTGGATGCCTTGGCACTGGGAGCCGATGAAGGACGTTGGAGGCTGCGATATGCCTCGGGGAGCTGCCAACCGAGCGTTGATCCGAGGATGTCCGAATGGGGAAACCCGGCACGAGTGATGTCGTGTCACCCTGCACTGAATACATAGGTGTAGGGAGGGAACGCGGGGAAGTGAAACATCTCAGTACCCGTAGGAAGAGAAAACAAAATGTGATTCCGTGAGTAGTGGCGAGCGAAAGCGGAGGATGGCTAAACCGTATGCATGTGATACCGGGTAGGGGTTGTGTGTGCGGGGTTGTGGGACCTGTTTTTCCAGTTCTACCTGGCTGGAGGGTAGTGAGAAAATGTCGTGGTTAGCGGAAGTGGTTTGGGATGACCTGCCGTAGACGGTGAGAGCCCGGTACGTGAAAACCTGACATCTACCTTGAACGGTGTTCCCGAGTAGCAGCGGGCCCGTGAAATCTGCTGTGAATCTGCCGGGACCACCCGGTAAGCCTGAATACTTCCCAGTGACCGATAGCGGATTAGTACCGTGAGGGAATGGTGAAAAGTACCCCGGGAGGGGAGTGAAATAGTACCTGAAACCGTGCGCTTACAATCCGTCAGAGCCCTCGACTTGTCGTGGGGTGATGGCGTGCCTTTTGAAGAATGAGCCTGCGAGTCAGGGACATGTCGCGAGGTTAACCCGTGTGGGGTAGCCGCAGCGAAAGCGAGTCTGAATAGGGCGTATCCACACAACAGTGTGTGGTGTAGTGGTGTGTTCTGGACCCGAAGCGGAGTGATCTACCCATGGCCAGGGTGAAGCGCGGGTAAGACCGCGTGGAGGCCCGAACCCACTTAGGTTGAAGACTGAGGGGATGAGCTGTGGGTAGGGGTGAAAGGCCAATCAAACTCCGTGATAGCTGGTTCTCCCCGAAATGCATTTAGGTGCAGCGTCACATGTTTCTTGTTGGAGGTAGAGCTACTGGATGGCCGATGGGCCCCACAGGGTTACTGACGTCAGCCAAACTCCGAATGCCGACAAGTCCAAGAGTGTGGCAGTGAGACGGCGGGGGATAAGCTCCGTGCGTCGAGAGGGAAACAGCCCAGATCGCCGGCTAAGGCCCCTAAGCGTGTGCTAAGTGGAAAAGGATGTGCAGTCGCGAAGACAACCAGGAGGTTGGCTTAGAAGCAGCCACCCTTGAAAGAGTGCGTAATAGCTCACTGGTCAAGTGATTGTGCGCCGATAATGTAGCGGGGCTCAAGCACACCGCCGAAGCCGCGGCAACGTATTTATACGTTGGGTAGGGGAGCGTCCTGCATCCGGTGAAGCAGCAGAGTGATCTAGCTGTGGAGGGTGTGGGAGTGAGAATGCAGGCATGAGTAGCGAATAGGCAAGTGAGAACCTTGCCCGCCGAAAGACCAAGGGTTCCTGGGCCAGGCCAGTCCTCCCAGGGTGAGTCGGGACCTAAGGCGAGGCCGACAGGCGTAGTCGATGGACAACGGGTTGATATTCCCGTACCCGTGTATGTGCGTCCCTGATGAATCCATTGTGCTAACCATCCAAAACCGTCGTGACCGATCCCTTCGGGGTGAGGCGTTGACGGGGCTGCGTGGGACCCCGGTGGGTAGTAGTCAAGCGATGGGGTGACGCAGGAAGGTAGCCGTACCAGTCAGTGGTTGTACTGGGGTAAGCCTGTAGGGAGAAACGTAGGCAAATCCGCGTTTCACATATCCTGAGAGGTGATGCATAGCCGTTTGAGGCGAATTCGGTGATCCTATGCTGCCAAGAAAAGCCTCTAGCGAGGACATACACGGCCCGTACCCCAAACCAACACAGGTGGTCAGGTAGAGAATACTAAGGCGTACGAGTGAACTATGGTTAAGGAACTCGGCAAAATGCCCCCGTAACTTCGGGAGAAGGGGGACCCCCATATCGTCAAGGCTCTTGCGGCCGGCAGCGGGAGGGGGTGGCACAAACCAGTGAGAAGCGACTGTTTACTAAAAACACAGGTCCGTGCGAAGTCGCAAGACGATGTATACGGACTGACGCCTGCCCGGTGCTGGAAGGTTAAGAGGACCTGTTAACCCTTCGGGGTGAAGCAGAGAATTTAAGCCCCAGTAAACGGCGGTGGTAACTATAACCATCCTAAGGTAGCGAAATTCCTTGTCGGGTAAGTTCCGACCTGCACGAATGGCGTAACGACTTCTCAACTGTCTCAACCATAGACTCGGCGAAATTGCACTACGAGTAAAGATGCTCGTTACGCGCGGCAGGACGAAAAGACCCCGGGACCTTCACTACAACTTGGTATTGGTGCTCGATACGGTTTGTGTAGGATAGGTGGGAGACTGTGAAGCTCACACGCCAGTGTGGGTGGAGTCATTGTTGAAATACCACTCTGATCGTATTGGGCCTCTAACCTCGGACCGTATATCCGGTTCAGGGACAGTGCCTGGTGGGTAGTTTAACTGGGGCGGTTGCCTCCCAAAATGTAACGGAGGCGCCCAAAGGTTCCCTCAACCTGGACGGCAATCAGGTGTTGAGTGTAAGTGCACAAGGGAGCTTGACTGCGAGACGTACATGTCGAGCAGGGACGAAAGTCGGGACTAGTGATCCGGCACCTCTGAGTGGAAGGGGTGTCGCTCAACGGATAAAAGGTACCCCGGGGATAACAGGCTGATCTTCCCCAAGAGTCCATATCGACGGGATGGTTTGGCACCTCGATGTCGGCTCGTCGCATCCTGGGGCTGGAGCAGGTCCCAAGGGTTGGGCTGTTCGCCCATTAAAGCGGCACGCGAGCTGGGTTTAGAACGTCGTGAGACAGTTCGGTCTCTATCCGCCGCGCGCGTCAGAAGCTTGAGGAAATCTGTCCCTAGTACGAGAGGACCGGGACGGACGAACCTCTGGTATACCAGTTGTTCCACCAGGAGCACCGCTGGATAGCCACGTTCGGACAGGATAACCGCTGAAAGCATCTAAGCGGGAAACCCCCTCCAAGACCAGGCTTCTCACCCTTTTAGAGGGATAAGGCCCCCCGCAGACCACGGGATTGATAGACCAGACCTGGAAGCCTAGCAATAGGTGCAGGGAACTGGCACTAACCGGCCGAAAACTTACAACAACCAACAAACACCAAAGTTTGATGAGTTTCAGTAAGACACACACCTGACCTCGCAACCACACCACAAACACCCACACCTCGTGTGACCGGAGTGCACACCGCACCCCACCACCAAAACACAAGGTTCACACCCAAAAACGGGTGAATAAAGTTACGGCGGTCCATAGCGGCAGGGAAACGCCCGGTCCCATCCCGAACCCGGAAGCTAAGCCTGCCAGCGCCGATGATACTACCCTCCCGGGTGGAAAAGTAGGACACCGCCGAACACAAATTAAGTCCCGAGCCCTCCAATTTCGATTGGAGGGCTCGGGCATTTTTGTATGTGCATGCAAAGAGGTGCGTATTCAATTCCAATTCGGAAATTGAATACGCACCTCTTTGCTCAATTGAAAAGCGCCGGCATCGTGCGGCTTTTCTCCAATTCCAACAGAGCCCGCTTGCGTTCCAGTCCACCGCCGTATCCGGTGAGGCTGCCATTGGCGCCGATGACCCGATGGCACGGCACAATGATGCCGATCGGATTGTGCCCGTTGGCCAGCCCGACTGCGCGCGATGCGGTCGGTGAACCGATCTGACGGGCGATCTCGCCATATGTGCAGGTCTGGCCGTACGGGATGGTCAGCAAGGCCTCCCACACCCGGCGCTGGAACTGCGTCCCCACCATGTCGAGCTTGAGGTCGAACTCCGTACGGTCGCCGGCGAAATACGCCGACAATTGGTCGACGGCGTCGGAGAACGCCGTGTCGTCGGCCTCCCAGCCTTCGCGGCTCGGTTCATAGGTCTGATCGACCATCCGCAGGTGCATGAGCCGCCCGTCGCGGCCGGCCAGCGTGAGCAGACCGACGGGACTGTCCATGGTGCGGTATTGCAGTGTCGTCATGACTTCTCCTGTCGGTCGTGCGGGGGCCATTCGTTCACCGCGTGGTCCAGTGTGGTCCACAGGTGTTGGGTCGCATACGCGCGCCACGGTCGCCATCTGGTGCTGTGTTCCACGAGCCGCTCCGGGGGTAAGCCCAGATGGCCGGCGGCCGCACGCACGCCAAGATCGGTGGCCGGGAAGGCATCTGGATCTCCGAGGCCGCGCATGGCGATCACCTCCGTGGTCCACGGCCCGATCCCGGGGAGCTCGAGCAAGCGCTCGCGAGCCCGGGTCCAGTCGCAGCCGGGATCGAGGACGACATCCTCCTCGGCGATCGCCCGCACCAGTGCGGTGACGGTGCGCTTCCTGGACGCGGGCATCGCCAGATCGGCGGGTTCCAGGCCGGCCAGCTCGGTGATGCTGGGAAACACGTGGGTCAGACCTCCGGCCTCGTCGGAGAGCGCGGATCCGTAGCGGGCGACGAGGCGACCGACGTGAGTGCGGGCGGCCTTGATCGACACCTGTTGCCCGATCACCACCCGCAGAGCCAGTTCGGATTCGTCTACGGTGCGCGGGATGCGCTGCCCCGGTGCCTTGGCCACCACCGCGGCCATTCCCGGATCGGCCTGGAGTGCCTCCACTACCGCCTCGGGATCGGCATCGAGGTCCAACAGGCGCCGGCACCGTGCGATGGCGGCCGACAGGTCCCGGAAGTCCTCGAGTACCAGCATGCACCGGACATGGTCGGGTTGTGGGGTCAGGCCGACCACCCCGTGGCCGTGTGGCAGCCGCAGGGTGCGCCGGTACTGCCCGTCGCGCACTTCCTCCAGGCCCGGAACCGCACTCGCGGCCAGGTGCCCGAACAAACCTTCGTAGGCGAAGGGCGTGCGAACCGGCAGCCTCAGCGACAGGACTCCGGGAGCCGCGGAGGCGTCGGACGCGAAGCGGCGGCGGGCGCGCTGCCGCAATTCGGTCGGTGTCAGATCGCATACCGCGCGCACGGTGTCGTTGAACTGCCGGATGCTGGCGAAGCCCGCGGCAAACGCAACGTCGGAGAACGGCAGCTCGGTGGTCTCGATCAGAACCCGAGCGGTCTGGGTGCGTTGCGCCCGGGCCAATGCCAGGGGGTTGGCTCCCAGCTCGGTCTGCAGGATGCGTTGCAGCTGGCGGCTGGTGTATCCCACGCGGGCGGCCAGGCCCGTCACCCCTTCGCGGTCCACCGTGCCGTCGGCGATCAGGCGCATGCATCGCGCGACGACGTCGCCGCGCACGTTCCACTCCGGGGAGCCCGGCGAGGCATCCGGCCGGCATCTCTTGCACGCTCGGAAGCCGGCCGCCTGGGCGGCAGCCGCGGTGGGGTAGAACCGCATGTTGCGGGCGAAAGGCGGACGCACCGGACAGCTGGGGCGGCAGTAGATGCCCGTGGTGAGCACGGCGGTGACAAACCAGCCGTCGAACCGTGCGTCCTTCGACTGGACGGCCCGGTAACAGCGGTCGAAATCCTCGTGCATGAATTCCACGATGGCACGGCAGCCGGCGCTTCACTAGCGGAAAAACGACATGGTAGTGGGAGCGTGCTCGCGGTTAGACTGCGACCGTGGCCGACCTGGTGCAGCACTACCTGGACCGGATTCGTGCCGAGCAGATCGAACTGCGTGACGGCACTTTGGCAAGCTACATCCCAGAACTGGCCGATGTCGACCCCGAGGGGTTCGGTCTGAGCCTGTCCTCCTCGGACGGCTACGTGTACGAATCTGGCGACACTGCAGTGGAATTCACCATTCAGTCGATCTCCAAACCGTTCACCTATGCGCTCGCGCTGTCGCAGATCGGCCAGGACGCCGTCGACGCCAGGATCGGTGTCGAACCCTCGGGTGAAGCGTTCAACGAGATCAGCGTCGACGATGTGACCAAGACGCCGAAGAACGCGATGATCAATGCCGGTGCCATCGCGGCGGTTTCACTCATCCCCGGAGCGAGCCCCGACGAGCGGTTCGACCGTATCCTCGCTTTCTACTCCGCGTGTGCGGGTCGACGGCTCGACATCGACATGGATGTGTACCTCTCGGAGAAGGAGACCGGCAACCGGAATCGGGCGATCGCGTACATGCTGACCAGTTTCGGTGTGCTGGACGGCGATCCGGACGACGTCCTCGACGTGTATTTCCGGCAGTGCTCGGTCAAGGTGACCAGTACCGACCTCGCCCGAATGGCAGCCACCCTGGCCCGGGGCGGGCTCAACCCGCTCACAGGTCGGCGGGTCGTCGATGCGGGTGTGGTCCGACGCACTCTCAGCGTGATGGTGACGTGCGGAATGTACGACGCGACAGGGGATTGGGTGAGTGCGGTCGGCATGCCCGCCAAAAGCGGGGTGGGCGGCGGCATCGTGGCGGTCCTGCCCGGCCAACTCGGTATCGGGGTGTACTCACCGCGTCTGGATTCCCGCGGCAACAGTGTGCGCGGGGTACAGGTGTGCCGCAGCCTGTCCGCACAGTTGGGGCTTCACTTCCTCACGGTCGGCCGTGAGTCGTCTTCGACCTTACGGGCGGTCTTCGACGTCAGCCCGGGCATTCGGGTCTACGAGGTACAGGGCGATCTGTTGTTCGCCGGAGCCGAGCAGGTGCTGCGGACTGCCGAACACGAGCGTGGTGAGTACGACGTCGCGGTGCTCGACGTGACCCGGGTCGATGACATCAACGATGCCGCGCGGGGCATGCTGACCGGAATGCGGGCCAGCCTGACCGCGGCAGGCAAGGAGGCCTATCTGGTCGACCCGGACGGCCGCGTGGTGCCGGCCGACCGGCGCGACGATTACGACGCCATCGTGTTCCGCACCCTCGACGAGGCGGTCGACGCGGCGCGGCAGTCGGGTATCGGCTAGGCCGGAACGGCCACGCGGGTCGGCTCGGCCAGCCCGCGCAGAGTGACCGTTTCGCCGAGTGACCAACGGGCCCTTTCGGTCTCGGAGGCATTGGCGATCGTGTCCGAGGAGGCAACCAGGTGCCCGGGCACCTGTTTGGAGAACTCGCACAGTCGCGCGGCCTCGTTGACCGGCTCCCCGATCACGGTGTACTCGAAGCGTTGTTTGGCGCCGACGTTGCCCGCCACCACCTGGCCGGCCGCCACCCCGATGCCTGCCGCGAGCTCGGGCACCTCGACTCGCAGTCGTCGAGCGATGGCCCGCGCCGCGGCCAGGGCTTCGTCCTCGGCGTTGGGCAGCGATACCGGCGCACCGAACACCGCGAGGATCGCGTCGCCCTCGAACTTGTTGACCAGGCCGCGATGTGTGTCGATCTCATCGACGATGACGGCGAAGAACCGGTTGAGCAGATCGACCACTTCGATGGCCGGGCGCGTGGTCACCAGCTGCGACGAGCCGATGACGTCCACGAAAATCACTGCGGCATGGCGCTCCTCGCCGCCGAGGACAGGCTTCTCCTGCTCGGCCAGTGCGGCCACCTCGCGACCGACGTGGCGGCCGAACAGATCGCGCACCCGCTCGCGCTCGCGCAGGCCGTGCACCATCGAGTTGAATCCGCGTTGCAGCTGTCCCAGTTCGGTGCCGTCGAACACCACCAGGTTGGTGTTGAGATCACCCTGCTCGACCCGGTTCAGGGCCGCGCGCACGACGCGGATGGGGGTTGCGGTCAGGTAGGACACAATCCACATCAGCAGGAACCCGAACACCAGCGCAAATGAGCCGAGACCGATGACGGCATAGGCGAACTGGACCGGGGTGAGGTTGTTGAGCGTCACGGCGAACACCGCGGCGAGCATGATGCCCAAGATGGGAACGCCCGAGCTCAGCGCCCACACCACCATGGTGCGGCCCATGATGCCCTGCGCCAGGCGGACCGGTGGCGGACCCGCTTCAAGTGCCTGCGCGGCGACCGGCCGCAGTGCGAACTCGGTGAACAGATGGCAGCTGACCGACACCACGATGCCGGGAAAACTGATGCCCAGCAGGAACTTCGGAATGTAGTTGGTGTCGACGAGGCCGTAGAGCGTCGTCAACAACGCGGTACCCACGCCCCACAGGATCAGCAGCACCCTGGTGAGCCGGAACGGGGCGAGGAAGGTGTTCCGCTGATCCGCGACGGTAGGTGGACGTTCTTCGATGGCCCAGCGCACGTTGTCGATCACCCGGGTGGTCGCCCAGAACACCCCGACGATCAACGCCGTGGCCATGTAGACGGGAGCCACGATGAAGGTGATCCAGCGGACCGGCGGGTCGAACACGGCCGGGGAGGGGAACAACAGCGTGACGATGATCATCGAGATGCCGATGCCGAGCAGGTTCACCAGGATCACGAACGTGGTGAGGATGACCTGAATGCGCACCCGGCGACGGCGCTGGCTCTCCGATACCCGGCCCAGCACCCACGATCCATATTCCGGTGTGGCCGGGATCCGGCTGTTCTGGCGGGTGACACCTTCAAGGACGCGACCCAGCCGTCGTGCCAGCGATTTGTCGGAGTTCATTGTGGCGTCAGCCTAGTTCGTTCGAGATGCCCTTAAGGTGGATCGGGTGCGCCTCGTGATTGCCCAGTGCACCGTCGACTACGTGGGGCGGCTGACCGCCCATCTGCCTTCGGCCCGCAGGCTGTTGTTGTTCAAGTCCGACGGTTCGGTCAGTGTCCATGCCGACGATCGCGCCTACAAGCCGCTGAACTGGATGAGCCCGCCGTGCTGGCTCACCGAGGATGCCACCGACGGTGTGCCGGTCTGGGTGGTCGAGAACAAGGCCGGTGAGCAGTTGCGCATCACGGTCGAGGACGTCGAGCACGACTCCAGCCACGAGCTCGGGGTCGATCCCGGCCTGGTGAAGGACGGGGTGGAGGCACACTTGCAGGTGCTGCTGGCCGAACATGTCGAGCTGCTGGGTGCGGGTTACACCCTGGTGCGCCGCGAGTACCCGACCGCGATCGGGCCGGTGGATCTGATGTGCCGGGACGAGCTGGGTCGTTCGGTGGCTGTGGAGATCAAGCGCCGTGGGGAGATCGACGGTGTGGAACAGCTGACGCGCTACCTCGACCTGCTCAACCGCGACACCGTGCTGGCCCCGGTGGCCGGCGTGTTCGCCGCCCAGCAGATCAAGCCGCAGGCAAGGACATTGGCCGCCGACCGTGGAATCCGTTGTGTGACTTTGGACTACGACCAGATGCGGGGCATGGACAGCGACGAATATCGGCTGTTCTGATGCGACGTCGGTCCCGCGAACACCGCCGGTTGGCTCCGTTGCCGCCGTCGCGCCGCATCGAGACGGGACCTGACGGCTATGACTACGAAGTGCGGATGGTGGCCGCTTCGCGTGCGGTGAAGGTCTACCGCTGCCCTGGATGTGACCACGAGATCCGGGTGGCTACCGCGCATGTGGTGGTGCTGCCGATCGACGTCGGCGATGTCGACGACCGCAGGCACTGGCACACCGCCTGCTGGGCGAACCGGGCCAATCGCGGCCCGACGAGAAAGTGGTCTTAGTGCTCGGAATCGGCGGCCGGTTCGACCAGTTCGATCAGCACGCCGCCGGCATCCTTCGGGTGGATGAAGTTGATGCGTGAGTTCGCCGTGCCCTTGCGCGGGGCGTCGTAGAGCAGCCGAACTCCCTGGCTGCGCAGGCGCTCACTCAGTGCGTCGATGTCGCTGGTGCGGTAGGCCAGCTGCTGCAGGCCGGGGCCGCTGCGATCGATGAACTTGGCGATCGTCGACTTCTCGTCGAGCGGGGCGAGGAGCTGGATCTGGGCGCTGCCCTTGGCGGCGCCGCGCACCGACAGCATGGCCTCGCGCACGCCCTGCTCCTCGTTGATCTCCTCGTGCAGGACGATCATGCCGAGGTTGTCGTGGTACCACTTGGCCGCGGCATCCAGATCGGGAACGGCGATACCGACGTGATCGATCGCCGTCACCAGCGCGGAAGCGAGTGCGGGACGGGCATCAACCTGATCGGCGGTCATAACGTAACGGTAACCTCAACCTGAACGTTTGCGCATGTGTGATCGCCCACACAGCTCTTGGACCCTGGCTTTGGAGGTAGGAAATGACTGCGGATAGTCGCACGTCGGTGATCGTTGCTGGAGCGCGTACTCCGGTCGGCAGATTGATGGGCTCGCTGAAGGATTTTTCGGGCAGTGACCTGGGTGCTATCGCCATCCGCGGCGCTCTGGAGAAGGCCAAGGTCGATCCTTCGCTGGTGGACTACGTGATCATGGGTCAGGTGCTGACCGCGGGCGCCGGTCAGATGCCCGCTCGCCAGTCCGCTGTGGCCGCCGGAATCGGCTGGGACGTGCCCGCGCTGTCCATCAACAAGATGTGCCTTTCGGGCATCGATGCGATCGCGCTGGCCGATCAGCTCATCCGGGCCGGTGAGTTCGAGGTTGTCGTCGC
It encodes:
- a CDS encoding methylated-DNA--[protein]-cysteine S-methyltransferase, with translation MTTLQYRTMDSPVGLLTLAGRDGRLMHLRMVDQTYEPSREGWEADDTAFSDAVDQLSAYFAGDRTEFDLKLDMVGTQFQRRVWEALLTIPYGQTCTYGEIARQIGSPTASRAVGLANGHNPIGIIVPCHRVIGANGSLTGYGGGLERKRALLELEKSRTMPALFN
- a CDS encoding DNA-3-methyladenine glycosylase 2 family protein, which translates into the protein MHEDFDRCYRAVQSKDARFDGWFVTAVLTTGIYCRPSCPVRPPFARNMRFYPTAAAAQAAGFRACKRCRPDASPGSPEWNVRGDVVARCMRLIADGTVDREGVTGLAARVGYTSRQLQRILQTELGANPLALARAQRTQTARVLIETTELPFSDVAFAAGFASIRQFNDTVRAVCDLTPTELRQRARRRFASDASAAPGVLSLRLPVRTPFAYEGLFGHLAASAVPGLEEVRDGQYRRTLRLPHGHGVVGLTPQPDHVRCMLVLEDFRDLSAAIARCRRLLDLDADPEAVVEALQADPGMAAVVAKAPGQRIPRTVDESELALRVVIGQQVSIKAARTHVGRLVARYGSALSDEAGGLTHVFPSITELAGLEPADLAMPASRKRTVTALVRAIAEEDVVLDPGCDWTRARERLLELPGIGPWTTEVIAMRGLGDPDAFPATDLGVRAAAGHLGLPPERLVEHSTRWRPWRAYATQHLWTTLDHAVNEWPPHDRQEKS
- the glsA gene encoding glutaminase A translates to MADLVQHYLDRIRAEQIELRDGTLASYIPELADVDPEGFGLSLSSSDGYVYESGDTAVEFTIQSISKPFTYALALSQIGQDAVDARIGVEPSGEAFNEISVDDVTKTPKNAMINAGAIAAVSLIPGASPDERFDRILAFYSACAGRRLDIDMDVYLSEKETGNRNRAIAYMLTSFGVLDGDPDDVLDVYFRQCSVKVTSTDLARMAATLARGGLNPLTGRRVVDAGVVRRTLSVMVTCGMYDATGDWVSAVGMPAKSGVGGGIVAVLPGQLGIGVYSPRLDSRGNSVRGVQVCRSLSAQLGLHFLTVGRESSSTLRAVFDVSPGIRVYEVQGDLLFAGAEQVLRTAEHERGEYDVAVLDVTRVDDINDAARGMLTGMRASLTAAGKEAYLVDPDGRVVPADRRDDYDAIVFRTLDEAVDAARQSGIG
- a CDS encoding adenylate/guanylate cyclase domain-containing protein, with translation MNSDKSLARRLGRVLEGVTRQNSRIPATPEYGSWVLGRVSESQRRRRVRIQVILTTFVILVNLLGIGISMIIVTLLFPSPAVFDPPVRWITFIVAPVYMATALIVGVFWATTRVIDNVRWAIEERPPTVADQRNTFLAPFRLTRVLLILWGVGTALLTTLYGLVDTNYIPKFLLGISFPGIVVSVSCHLFTEFALRPVAAQALEAGPPPVRLAQGIMGRTMVVWALSSGVPILGIMLAAVFAVTLNNLTPVQFAYAVIGLGSFALVFGFLLMWIVSYLTATPIRVVRAALNRVEQGDLNTNLVVFDGTELGQLQRGFNSMVHGLRERERVRDLFGRHVGREVAALAEQEKPVLGGEERHAAVIFVDVIGSSQLVTTRPAIEVVDLLNRFFAVIVDEIDTHRGLVNKFEGDAILAVFGAPVSLPNAEDEALAAARAIARRLRVEVPELAAGIGVAAGQVVAGNVGAKQRFEYTVIGEPVNEAARLCEFSKQVPGHLVASSDTIANASETERARWSLGETVTLRGLAEPTRVAVPA
- the nucS gene encoding endonuclease NucS translates to MRLVIAQCTVDYVGRLTAHLPSARRLLLFKSDGSVSVHADDRAYKPLNWMSPPCWLTEDATDGVPVWVVENKAGEQLRITVEDVEHDSSHELGVDPGLVKDGVEAHLQVLLAEHVELLGAGYTLVRREYPTAIGPVDLMCRDELGRSVAVEIKRRGEIDGVEQLTRYLDLLNRDTVLAPVAGVFAAQQIKPQARTLAADRGIRCVTLDYDQMRGMDSDEYRLF
- the mce gene encoding methylmalonyl-CoA epimerase: MTADQVDARPALASALVTAIDHVGIAVPDLDAAAKWYHDNLGMIVLHEEINEEQGVREAMLSVRGAAKGSAQIQLLAPLDEKSTIAKFIDRSGPGLQQLAYRTSDIDALSERLRSQGVRLLYDAPRKGTANSRINFIHPKDAGGVLIELVEPAADSEH